The window TTAAATGCATGAAAAAAAATCAAACATTGGTAAGAGCTTTCATAAACTGCTCTTTCCTGCGTGTTGATACGGGGATCTTACGTCCGTCTTTCAGCACAACATGCCCACCGGAACCCTTTTCAAATGAGCTCACCTGGTTAAGATTAATAAGGTGCGACTGATGTACCCGGAAGAAACCGAACCCGGTAAGCATTTCTTCAAAATCTTTAAGGGTTCGGGCCACCATGATCCTGTCCTGGTTTTCCAGGAAGATAAATGTGTAGTTCTCATCCGACTCACAACGGATGATAGATTTCACTTCCAGCACAAAAATGCTGCTCATGGTGTTGACGATGATTTTCTTCTCGCCTCCCTGCTCTTTCGTGTTGGTAATAAGGGTTTCCACTTTCATCCTGATCTTATCCTCTTTTTCGAGGGCTTCGGCCACCCGTGTGATGGCCCCGATCAGTTCCTTGGGTTTTACCGGTTTAAGCAGATAATCCAATGCACTCATCTTGATGGCTCTCAAGGCATATTCATCATGGGCGGTTACAAAGATCAGTTTGAAATCCATATTGCGAAGTTTCTTCAGCAGATCGAAACCAGTGGCATTGCCCAAAACGATATCCAGCAAGATCAGATCGGGCTTTTCCTTATCTATCAATGCATGAGCCTCTTCAACCGATTGGGCTTCGCCCACCAGTTCAACCTCATTGCAATAAAACTCCAGCATATTGGCCAATGCCCTGCGGGCATTGAATTCATCGTCGACGATTACGGTGCGTATTTTCATGATTTCCTGATATTATCTCATTAAACTCTTCTTTGCAAAGGAATCAGGTAAGAAACCCGGGTTCCTTTTACCTTACCGTCATCACCGGTAATCTCTTCCAACCTGAAAGATATATCGATACCCGATTGTTTCTTAAGCTGTTCAAGGCGCTGCCGGCTGATTTCTATAGCTAGCGACTTATGGTTTTTCTTTCTTCCGGCATTCAGTTCTGCAGAAGCCGCCAGACCTATTCCGTTGTCTTCCAGTACAAACAACAATCCCTTATCCTTTAAACGAAAAGTTATCAGCAGTTTTCCCCTGTGCGGCGAATGTCTTAACCCATGTTCAATCGCATTTTCCAGGAAAGGCTGCGATAACATAGGTGGAACCAGGATATTCTCAGAATCAAGGTCTTCATCCGTTTCCAGGATATAATCGAATTTCTGTTCAAACCTGAGTTGTTGAAGGTTCAGATATAGCTCTATGAAAGTAATTTCCTTATCGAGGCTGATCTCCTCATAGCGGCTGTTTTCGAGGATCATCCGAATGAGGCGCGCAAACTCCGAAAGGTAATCCCCTGCAAGATGTGTTTGTTTTGTGTAAATGAAGTTCTGTATGGCCGACAATGAGTTGAAAATAAAATGAGGATTCATCTGAAGCCGAAGGAGTTTTTGTTTGATCTCCAGGTTTTGTAAGGCAAGCCGGATATTTTTCATACGCCATCGCGCGAAAATATATATACCGGCAACAGCCAGCAAAGAAGCCAAAAGGATGAACCACCATGTTTCCCAGAAAGGCGGAGAGATCATTAAATGAAAAGAAGCCTGTTGCATTGAGGGATGCCCCCTTTCATCATCCACCCTTAACCTGAATGTATAAAATCCCGGGGGAATATTGGTAAACCTTGCTATCATATCGGCCGGACTGAGTTCCTGCCAATCCTGGGTAAAATTCTCAAGCAGGAAAGAATAGCGGTATACTCCTCCGTTTCCGGCTTCATTGGTCCCTATGGAAATATTCAGGAAATTCTCATCATAGGAAAGCTCTATAACCGTATCTTTTACAGGATTATGAATCAATCCGTGAGTAAACACATCCATCTGGGAAATAAAGGCCTCCGGCGTCCTGGATCTGCCATTCAAACGACCAGGGTCCAGCAAAGCCAAACCATTTTCTCCGCCAATCATAATCCTTCCCGGGGAAATTTCAAGTCCGCAACCCGCATCTGAGCTGAATCTCAGGTTAACCAACGGACTAAGGTCTCTCATCCCTGCATTGGCGGTTTCAATGGAAAAAAGCCCTTTATCCGTTAGCAGCAATAAGGAAGTTTCGCCTATCGGAATTATATCAAATACAGCCTCTGAATCTGAGGTTACAAAAGGTTTAAATGCATCTGTATCTTTATCATACAGGTAAACACTTTTTCCTGCTGCCCAAATTCTTCCTGAAGCATCCCCGGTAATGTCATAAACTTCCTTTTCCAGGAAACCACCCCCGGCGCGTATTTCCTCAAAATAACAAATGCTTGTGTCGCTCAAACGATCATATCTGTGTATTCCGGTATGCGTAGTTCCAACCCATAATCTATCCAGACTGTCTTTATAAAGGCACGTTATGAGCCGGCTCAGGTAAGGATCGGAAAACTTCTCTTTCAGGCTCTTTTCAGAGAATAATCCTGTTTCCGTATCAAATATTGTCAGTCCATCGGCACCCCAGAAACCCAAATAGATATCTTTTCCTGAAGCATATTCCAGATCGTTATACCAATCCATTTTCAATGATAACGGATCGAAACGGTAATGTTTGTATTTACCGTTGGGATAAAGTCTTCCGAACCCAATTCCGGCCCATAGGCCGGCAAAAACAGAACCATCGTTCATAGGCAGCAAAGAGCGCACTTTTCCTGAGAGCATGTCAGGCAGGGTCTCCGGATTAAAATGCCGGAATATTCCCGTTGCCGGATCATACAAATCCACTCCGTGCCGGAAGGTCCCAATCCATATTCTACCGTCAGGGCCAAGAGCAAGATCTGTTATCACGCTTGATGCCGGAGAATCCTCTATTCCCGGAATATGGAAGATATAACTCACACCTTCCACCGGTGAACGGTAAATCGAAATTCCTTTATCGGTTGCTATCCATATATTATCAAAACTGTCTTCAAACAGGAAATTAACATTATTTCCCTTTAGTGAACCGGGATCATCTTCCTGGTTCAGAAACAAGGTTAGCTCTCCATTTTGCAGGTCAAGACGGCCGGCACCATTTCCTGTCCCCAGCCATACATTGCCCTGATGATCGGTAATGGCTGCCCAGGTAGAGGTAGTATGGATCCTGTCGAAAGTACTTTCATCATTATCATACAAATATAAACCGTCCAGCCCGCCAACCAGAAAATGATCCTCTGATGTTTCGAAGAGAACAGCAACATCCTGCTCTCTTTTCATTCTTTTTTCAGGAAGTCCTATAGGAAGAGTGACAAATTTACCGGTCTTTTGATCAAGATACATCATCGCAATTCCTCTTCCTCCTACCCAAAGCTTTCCATCACGTGAGCGGTAAATGGTATGATATGGATAATAAGGCTGTTTCGTGTTTTGGTGTTTCCAGGATCCCAGGATATCCTTCGTTTCCTGGTCCATTTTGTACAGGTATCCCTGCAGGGTTTCGAACCAAAGAATACTGTCCCCTTCGGCCAGGATGGCCCGTATGTGAACGCTATCCGGTTCATCCGCGCTAAAAACCGTTTCAAAACGATCGTTGCCGGGTATGTAGCGACATAATCCGGAGTGGGTCCCTATCCAAAGTTTTCCGTCATTTCCCGTAAAAAGGCTATGCACCGAACGGGAAGGAAGCGATCCGGGAAGGGTGTCGGGTTGATATGATTTCAACCTTGTCCCATCGTAACGATATAATCCTTTAGGGCCAGCCAGCCAGACATATCCCGAAGTATCCTGAGTGATGGCGGTTATCCGGCTGAGATCGGTTTTTACCAGTTCATCAAAGTTCAGAAACCGAGTAAAATAATCCCTGTGGATCTCATGTATCAACGACTGCGATATGCCGGTGAAGACATAAAAAACAAAGAAGATAACCAAGAAATATCTATTCAGCCAATTCATTTATAATTTTTCCGGTTGCCAGGTCAGATCTTTCAGCCGAAACGATTCCTTCACCCTTACACCCCTCGGTGTATCCTGTAAAGTAATACATTCATTGTAAATATCATGTTCCAGGAAAATAATGTATTGCTCTGCCACCGCATTCCTGAAAAAAATTTCTTTTTCCTGTAATGTAACCGTAGGTTCCATATCGTAAGCCATCACCCACGACATTGGGACATGGGCGGCCGATGGCAACAGGTCTGCGGCATAAACCACCGTACGGCCGTTGAAATCAATGTGAGGAACTATTTGCCCCAGGGTATGTCCATGGTAAAACCTTATGGCAAAACCGGGGAATAGTTCTCCTTCCTCCTCAATAAAATGCAACTGACCTTTTTCTTTTACGGGAAGGATCAGGTGTTCCAGGAAGGATGCCTTTTCTCTTTCGTTGGGATTCATGGCATTGTCGAACTGCACCCGGCTCACCCAATAACGGGCATTGGGGAAGGCGGGCACCAGATCCCCGTTCACCCGCTTCACGTTTCCTCCGCAATGATCAAAATGCAAATGCGTGATAACAACGTCGGTGATATCTTTTGATTCATAACCTGCAGAAGCCAGTGATTTTTCCAGGTTATCATCACCGGAAAGGTAAAAATGTCTAAGAAATTTCTCATCCAGCGTATCGCCGATCCCGTTATCGATAAGGATTTGCCTCTCGCCGTCATCTGCCAGGAGGCTGCGCATGGCCCAGGTGCAAAGGTTGTTCTCATCGGAGGGATACGATTTGCTCCACAACACTTTGGGAACTACACCGAACATTGCACCGCCATCCAGTTTAAAGTTTCCTGTTTCTATTGCAAATAGTTTCATTTTTAAGATGCTTGGTACTTTAAACAAACAAGCGCAGGCTACTTTCTGTTCAGTTGGTCGAGCGCATAAGCGTATGCCCCAACAGAGACAGCGCCGGAGGTACCCAGGCGTGTGATCCCTACTCCAATCTTCTTAACAGGATCATACTTCAGCTTTTGATCGCTGAAAGGCACCTCTATAGTAAGGGCAGTATCTTCCAGGAAGCTGCTCAGTCCGCTTTCCAGGTTATATGCATGCACTTCCATGCGATCGATCATTTCTCCGCTCAGGGTATGGTATTTCCGGTTCATTTCTTTAACGATATCTTCCAGGAAGAGGGAAGCGGCGCCACTGAGTCCGCCACCGATAACCACCAGGCCATCGATGAGTGAGACAGCATCTGCCAGAGCGCCCGCGGTGGCCACAGCCAGATCCTGGTAAGCTTTAAGGGCGGCAACCTTGTTGCCCTGCACCGTTCCTCTGGCAATCTCAAATATCTCGCGGGGTTCGGGAGATTCATCCTGTGTAATGCCGGCATTTTCAGCGTAGACTCTCCTGACGGCCCTGATGGTCACGCTGTCTTCAATGCTGGTTTGGGGGAATATGCAATTGCGCAGGCGGTTGATCTCACCGGCTGCGGAATTATCGCCGGTGAACAATTCTCCGTTCCTCACTATGCCACCGCCAAAGCCTGTTCCGAGGGTTATTCCCAGGAGGTTCCGGTATTGACGGCTGTTATCATTCTCACGCAGGAGGCGGTTGATCTCAGGCAACAGTCCGCTCATGGCCTCTCCATAAGCAAAAAGATCACCGTCGTTGTTAATATACACCGGCATCCTGAATTCGTTCTCAAGCATCCTGCCTAAGGCAACACCACCGCGAAAGACGGGAAGATTCTGCAAATCTCCTATGATCCCGTTGGTATAATCTGCCGGTCCGGGAAAGGCAAAACTGATAGCACAAGGCTTTCCTGATGTCTGTCCGGCCACCTCATGAAAGCCCCTGATGATCTTTTTCAGGAAATCATGGAGATTACCGGCCGCGGCCGGCATTTCCACGGGTTTAAGCAGCTCTTTTCCGGCCTGCACGGCGTTGAACGACAGCTTGGTGCCTCCCGCATCCAAGGTCATAACAATGCGCTCGTCGTTGAAATAATCCATAAAGTTTTTTGGTAAAAGTAGGGAAAAAGTAAAATACCGGCTAAAAATCAAGGCTCAGCGACACATAAAAGATGGGCTTGCGTATGGAGCCATCTTCCACTCCCCAGGCAAGATCGCCGCGCAGAAAATACCCGAGCAGCCTCGACCGCACCCCGCAACCAAAACCGCCCACAAAAGGATCCCGCTGCTCCTCAACGGTAATATTCAGAGAACCGTTCCAGATGGTTCGTGTAAAAAGAGAGTTTTCTGATGAGTAAGGGTCCCAGCCCGTCCAGGCCGTCCCTACATCCCCGAAACCAACAACCTGGAAATTGTTCAGGAAATCAGATTTGATGGGACGATTGATAAAATACTTAAAAACGGGCCAACGTAACTCGGTATTGAACAACACAAAACTATTTCCGTTCCTTATATTCTGCTTGAAACCACGCATATTGGTCGCCAGGGTCTGATAGGCATAGTGCTGTGAGTA is drawn from Bacteroidota bacterium and contains these coding sequences:
- a CDS encoding LytTR family DNA-binding domain-containing protein — translated: MKIRTVIVDDEFNARRALANMLEFYCNEVELVGEAQSVEEAHALIDKEKPDLILLDIVLGNATGFDLLKKLRNMDFKLIFVTAHDEYALRAIKMSALDYLLKPVKPKELIGAITRVAEALEKEDKIRMKVETLITNTKEQGGEKKIIVNTMSSIFVLEVKSIIRCESDENYTFIFLENQDRIMVARTLKDFEEMLTGFGFFRVHQSHLINLNQVSSFEKGSGGHVVLKDGRKIPVSTRRKEQFMKALTNV
- a CDS encoding MBL fold metallo-hydrolase yields the protein MKLFAIETGNFKLDGGAMFGVVPKVLWSKSYPSDENNLCTWAMRSLLADDGERQILIDNGIGDTLDEKFLRHFYLSGDDNLEKSLASAGYESKDITDVVITHLHFDHCGGNVKRVNGDLVPAFPNARYWVSRVQFDNAMNPNEREKASFLEHLILPVKEKGQLHFIEEEGELFPGFAIRFYHGHTLGQIVPHIDFNGRTVVYAADLLPSAAHVPMSWVMAYDMEPTVTLQEKEIFFRNAVAEQYIIFLEHDIYNECITLQDTPRGVRVKESFRLKDLTWQPEKL
- a CDS encoding histidine kinase, with the protein product MNWLNRYFLVIFFVFYVFTGISQSLIHEIHRDYFTRFLNFDELVKTDLSRITAITQDTSGYVWLAGPKGLYRYDGTRLKSYQPDTLPGSLPSRSVHSLFTGNDGKLWIGTHSGLCRYIPGNDRFETVFSADEPDSVHIRAILAEGDSILWFETLQGYLYKMDQETKDILGSWKHQNTKQPYYPYHTIYRSRDGKLWVGGRGIAMMYLDQKTGKFVTLPIGLPEKRMKREQDVAVLFETSEDHFLVGGLDGLYLYDNDESTFDRIHTTSTWAAITDHQGNVWLGTGNGAGRLDLQNGELTLFLNQEDDPGSLKGNNVNFLFEDSFDNIWIATDKGISIYRSPVEGVSYIFHIPGIEDSPASSVITDLALGPDGRIWIGTFRHGVDLYDPATGIFRHFNPETLPDMLSGKVRSLLPMNDGSVFAGLWAGIGFGRLYPNGKYKHYRFDPLSLKMDWYNDLEYASGKDIYLGFWGADGLTIFDTETGLFSEKSLKEKFSDPYLSRLITCLYKDSLDRLWVGTTHTGIHRYDRLSDTSICYFEEIRAGGGFLEKEVYDITGDASGRIWAAGKSVYLYDKDTDAFKPFVTSDSEAVFDIIPIGETSLLLLTDKGLFSIETANAGMRDLSPLVNLRFSSDAGCGLEISPGRIMIGGENGLALLDPGRLNGRSRTPEAFISQMDVFTHGLIHNPVKDTVIELSYDENFLNISIGTNEAGNGGVYRYSFLLENFTQDWQELSPADMIARFTNIPPGFYTFRLRVDDERGHPSMQQASFHLMISPPFWETWWFILLASLLAVAGIYIFARWRMKNIRLALQNLEIKQKLLRLQMNPHFIFNSLSAIQNFIYTKQTHLAGDYLSEFARLIRMILENSRYEEISLDKEITFIELYLNLQQLRFEQKFDYILETDEDLDSENILVPPMLSQPFLENAIEHGLRHSPHRGKLLITFRLKDKGLLFVLEDNGIGLAASAELNAGRKKNHKSLAIEISRQRLEQLKKQSGIDISFRLEEITGDDGKVKGTRVSYLIPLQRRV
- a CDS encoding ROK family protein — protein: MDYFNDERIVMTLDAGGTKLSFNAVQAGKELLKPVEMPAAAGNLHDFLKKIIRGFHEVAGQTSGKPCAISFAFPGPADYTNGIIGDLQNLPVFRGGVALGRMLENEFRMPVYINNDGDLFAYGEAMSGLLPEINRLLRENDNSRQYRNLLGITLGTGFGGGIVRNGELFTGDNSAAGEINRLRNCIFPQTSIEDSVTIRAVRRVYAENAGITQDESPEPREIFEIARGTVQGNKVAALKAYQDLAVATAGALADAVSLIDGLVVIGGGLSGAASLFLEDIVKEMNRKYHTLSGEMIDRMEVHAYNLESGLSSFLEDTALTIEVPFSDQKLKYDPVKKIGVGITRLGTSGAVSVGAYAYALDQLNRK